From a single Toxoplasma gondii ME49 chromosome II, whole genome shotgun sequence genomic region:
- the PGMII gene encoding phosphoglycerate mutase PGMII (encoded by transcript TGME49_297060~Product name based on PMID:17449654.) encodes MGWPSSCDPTRRTCCERSRQCAGVCSGHTLPPHTPKQGRTRHRHLCGASCHLSPVLTSPFLSSDLSFSHGNVHYMFPASTFRRFFGNMAKAKYTLVLIRHGESTWNKENRFTGWTDVPLSPVGEQEAVEAAKALKEKGFEFDVAYTSVLQRAVVTCWTVLKGTDMCHIPVKSSWRLNERHYGALQGLNKAETAAKHGDEQVKIWRRSYDIPPPPLEKSDKRWPGNDAVYKMVPNEALPLTECLKDTVERVLPFWFDHIAPSIMEGKRVLVAAHGNSLRGLVKHLDKMSDEAVLELNIPTGVPLVYELDEDLQPVRHYYLLDEAELKAKMEAVANQGKAK; translated from the exons ATGGGGTGGCCATCTTCTTGCGACCCTACACGCCGGACATGCTGTGAAAGAAGCAGGCAATGTGCTGGAGTTTGTTCCGGGCACACACTACCCCCGCACACCCCCAAACAGGGGAGAACCCGGCACCGGCATTTGTGTGGCGCATCCTGTCATCTCTCCCCAGTTCTGACGTCGCCTTTTTTGTCTTCAgatctttctttttctcacgGCAACGTACATTACATGTTTCCTGCTTCAACttttcgtcgttttttcgGCAATATGGCAAAAGCAAAGTACACTCTTGTCCTCATCCGCCACG GCGAATCGACGTGGAACAAGGAGAACAGGTTCACCGGCTGGACCGATGTGCCGTTGTCCCCTGTCGGCGAGCAAGAGGCCGT GGAAGCTGCAAAGGCTCTCAAGGAAAAGGGTTTCGAGTTTGACGTCGCCTACACTTCCGTGCTTCAGAG AGCCGTCGTCACCTGCTGGACCGTCCTGAAAGGGACTGATATGTGCCACATCCCTGTGAAGAGCTCATGGAG ACTGAACGAGCGTCACTACGGCGCCCTCCAGGGCCTCAACAAGGCTGAGACCGCAGCCAAGCACGGAGATGAGCAAGTCAAGATTTGGCGTCGCTCCTATGACATCCCTCCCCCCCCTCTGGAGAAGTCTGACAAGAG ATGGCCTGGCAATGACGCCGTCTACAAGATGGTCCCCAATGAGGCCTTGCCCCTGACAGAGTGTCTCAAGGACACCGTCGAGCGAG TCCTGCCGTTCTGGTTCGACCACATCGCCCCGTCCATCATGGAAGGCAAGAGGGTTCTTGTTGCTG CCCACGGTAACTCTCTTCGGGGTCTCGTTAAGCACCTCGATAAGATGAGCGATGAAGCTGTTCTCGAGCTGAACATCCCCACAGGCGTACCGCTTGTTTACGAACTCGATGAAGACCTGCAGCCAGTGAGACACTACTATCTCCTGGACGAGGCGGAATTGAAGGCAAAGATGGAGGCTGTCGCCAACCAAGGAAAGGCCAAGTAA
- a CDS encoding hypothetical protein (encoded by transcript TGME49_297065): protein MMPYRHLRCNEGRTSILMKKHDTKTLGFGGREFRNRHVETSARTPPIHGQTLGQDALRELATTERGGDAHEANEFVAPCRLQVNSTSSH from the exons ATGATGCCATACAGACATCTTCGTTGCAATGAAGGGAGGACTTCGATTTTGATGAAGAAGCACGATACCAAAACGCTGGGCTTCGGCGGACGAGAATTC AGAAACCGGCACGTGGAGACTTCCGCTCGTACGCCACCCATTCACGGACAGACTCTTGGTCAAGATGCCTTACGGGAATTGGCTACAACAGAGCGCGGTGGAGATGCGCATGAGGCGAATGAGTTCGTCGCCCCCTGTAGGTTGCAGGTGAATTCTACAAGCTCACATTGA
- a CDS encoding hypothetical protein (encoded by transcript TGME49_297070~Signal peptide predicted by SignalP 2.0 HMM (probability 0.558) with cleavage site probability 0.431 at residue 38): MTDCPFAAIRGSSGRISRSHVAFLVILAVSVTSNPTLAFHRGSLQGTATRDDLPTQAQYLSAIGAHETLVRAQRRAAFQKTPGKNSGRPHSLLQDVAEERENSSTAVGSIPHFSALPESEWDYKQHGKDWGGMCATGMQQSPVDLHIEGLQEPEYRNLTNVYMNAFAGTQPSRTLKPWKRGDFFYTYPHQFTKVEVYKTSKVFQVRVPEDQMTPLGALFSTDTTEMYTAQHIFFHSPSEHTFQGEANRREIEMQIWHYSNDLLSYESSTSLNHTSLPFLALFAQSSLNLPDVEEALKRDHSSGSDPSLPSSHWRVISLTFMSEELDQTSLAELKSLPSERMLSTLLSAERISSQAGQSEKVELAHPLNLQSVMMMLQLTNTEFFAYDGSTTMPDCKENVRWYVARQPLPVATETMLRFYKMLNPHQLRSRDENDGNFRMLQNVEDNMRNEGNVFLVQGFPLQVLIANSLGFDTMAKMSKEGAQMFQGWFSAAGEHTFGHSGSALAFATAALVFLNTVGI, from the exons ATGACAGACTGTCCTTTCGCGGCGATCCGGGGATCGAGTGGGCGGATCTCCCGGTCGCATGTCGCTTTTTTGGTCATCCTGGCTGTCTCAGTCACGTCGAATCCAACGCTAGCCTTTCATCGAGGGTCTCTGCAAGGGACAGCAACTCGTGACGACCTCCCGACACAAGCGCAATATCTGAGTGCCATCGGTGCTCACGAGACGCTGGTCCGTGCCCAACGTAGGGCTGCGTTCCAGAAAACTCCCGGAAAGAATAGCGGCCGCCCCCATTCCTTGCTTCAGGATGTGGCTGAGGAGCGAGAAAACTCCAGTACGGCGGTTGGCTCCATCCCTCACTTCTCCGCGTTGCCAGAGTCGGAATGGGACTACAAGCAACATGGCAAGGATTGGGGCGGCATGTGCGCTACAGGCATGCAGCAGTCGCCAGTCGATTTACACATTGAGGGGCTACAGGAGCCGGAGTACCGTAATCTGACAAATGTTTATATGAACGCGTTCGCCGGGACGCAACCATCTCGAACGCTTAAGCCTTGGAAGCGCGGGGATTTCTTCTACACCTACCCTCACCAGTTCACGAAAGTCGAAGTGTACAAGACGTCGAAGGTGTTTCAGGTCCGCGTTCCAGAGGACCAAATGACGCCTCTCGGAGCACTATTTAGCACAGACACGACGGAGATGTACACTGCTCAACACATCTTCTTTCACTCCCCCTCTGAACACACCTTTCAAGGCGAGGCGAATCGGCGTGAAATTGAAATGCAGATTTGGCACTATTCGAACGACTTGCTGTCGTACGAATCGTCCACAAGCTTGAACCATacgtctctccctttcctcgcgctcttcgCTCAAAGCTCTCTCAACCTTCCCGACGTCGAGGAGGCTCTGAAGCGAGACCACTCCTCTGGCTCCGACCCTAGTCTTCCTTCATCCCACTGGCGTGTAATCTCCTTGACATTCATGAGCGAAGAGCTTGATCAGACGAGTCTGGCAGAACTCAAGAGCCTCCCGTCCGAGAGGATGCTCAGCACTCTTCTTAGCGCCGAAAGGATCAGCAGCCAAG CGGGTCAATCCGAGAAGGTAGAACTGGCGCATCCGCTAAATTTGCAGTCGGTAATGATGATGCTTCAGCTGACCAACACGGAGTTCTTTGCCTACGACGGAAGCACAACCATGCCTGATTGCAAGGAGAATGTACGCTGGTACGTAGCTCGTCAACCACTCCCCGTCGCAACCGAAACAATGCTGCGGTTCTACAAGATGTTGAATCCTCATCAACTGAGGAGTCGGGACGAGAACGACGGGAACTTCCGGATGCTGCAGAATGTGGAAGACAACATGCGCAACGAAGGGAACGTTTTCTTGGTGCAGGGATTCCCCCTCCAAGTTCTTATTGCCAACAGTCTTGGCTTTGATACCATGGCGAAAATGTCAAAGGAAGGCGCACAAATGTTCCAAGGCTGGTTCAGCGCTGCGGGCGAACATACCTTCGGCCATAGTGGAAGTGCGCTTGCCTTCGCCACTGCTGCCCTCGTTTTCTTGAATACTGTTGGCATATAA
- a CDS encoding pyridoxal kinase (encoded by transcript TGME49_297080) — protein MVQLDCSKATQTEDGASRSSSPSSVARRCTCSCKDNAAFLSPTPLPSVLSLQSHVARSCVGGAAFTFPLQRQGFHVNCIYTTQFVDMYVHEGTILSPLALRTLLEGVSPTPSALHRMLENENCALCLKYAASGRAAKCEREHETDVCSAAEKARHSDATAPQSTENSKRSLRGWSTRPHNYIASGFIGSRPLISEFSRWLYRIHDIYAKENCTRPLYLCDPVLGDGGHVYVPPECLPAYARLLLPLADIITPNSWEAMWLAAYAEQSASNLSGSQKYAQQEMASEDEPPHEQRRDPASGGAGAGWQPFTSSDGHEGVHPVSAPRTISDAVFLVNQLHTFGPEIVIITSVDLPDEVSGPINDGTQGSSQRVAEREESSDSASYLYLIASRQARNSPRCTPSCWSPAGVRELKCSVHPQNDHLALSAAAGSASARDVQGQSLTGEERDDNQTDLKTRLSRCSMHVSTPTGFSHSSKASPLKGSSEGPLLREKAQIPSNPGEHERQTLQKDLVTESEDGDVVYVVRFPKLATPLCGTGDTWAALFLAAFHKSRFCLRTAIEIALSGTQAAIRHTFKLHGRCSECIDVIGSCGAVDAAPVLHRAVRIQRSCTRMLPSGRE, from the exons ATGGTCCAGTTAGACTGCTCAAAAGCAACTCAGACAGAGGATGGAGCCTCGCGCagttcttcaccttcttcagTCGCCAGGAGGTGTACGTGCAGttgcaaagacaacgctgcTTTTCTGTCACCTACACCCCTCCCGTCCGTCCTTTCCTTGCAGTCTCATGTTGCCCGAAGCTGCGTTGGTGGCGCAGCATTTACTTTTCCGCTGCAGCGCCAGGGCTTTCATGTCAACTGCATATACACCACACAATTCGTAGACATGTACGTCCACGAAGGTACAATTCTATCGCCGCTGGCCTTGCGCACGCTTCTTGAAGGCGTATCGCCTACGCCATCTGCTCTGCATCGAATGCTCGAGAATGAAAATTGCGCTCTGTGCTTGAAGTACGCAGCTAGTGGCAGAGCTGCAAAGTGCGAGCGAGAACACGAGACTGACGTGTGCAGCGCCGCCGAGAAGGCAAGGCACTCCGATGCTACCGCTCCGCAGTCAACAGAGAACAGCAAGCGCTCACTCCGAGGTTGGTCTACACGACCACACAATTACATTGCATCGGGTTTCATTGGCAGCCGTCCGCTCATTTCCGAATTTTCTCGCTGGCTTTACAGGATTCATGACATCTACGCCAAGGAAAACTGCACCCGTCCACTCTACCTATGTGATCCCGTGCTTGGTGACGGTGGTCATGTCTATGTGCCTCCAGAATGCCTTCCAGCGTACGCCCGCCTTCTGCTGCCACTCGCAGACATCATTACTCCGAACTCCTGGGAAGCAATGTGGCTAGCTGCCTACGCTGAACAGTCTGCGTCGAATCTATCCGGTTCACAAAAATACGCTCAGCAGGAAATGGCTTCCGAAGACGAGCCACCACATGAACAAAGAAGGGATCCGGCGTCCGGAGGCGCAGGCGCTGGCTGGCAGCCGTTCACGAGTTCTGATGGCCATGAGGGGGTACATCCTGTGAGTGCACCTAGAACGATATCAGATGCGGTGTTCCTAGTCAACCAGCTTCACACATTTGGTCCCGAAATTGTTATAATCACTTCGGTGGATCTTCCCGATGAAGTCAGCGGGCCGATTAACGACGGAACCCAGGGGTCGTCACAGCGGGTTGCAGAACGCGAGGAGTCTTCTGATTCGGCCTCTTATTTATATCTGATTGCTTCTCGCCAAGCCAGAAACTCGCCTCGTTGCACGCCATCGTGTTGGAGTCCAGCCGGCGTAAGAGAACTTAAATGTTCTGTCCACCCGCAAAACGACCATCTCGCGCTTTCAGCTGCAGCCGGCTCTGCGTCAGCCCGTGATGTTCAGGGACAAAGTTTAACGGGTGAGGAACGGGATGATAACCAGACTGACCTGAAAACGCGTTTGTCAAGGTGCAGCATGCACGTGTCCACACCCACAGGATTTTCACACTCATCGAAAGCCTCTCCTTTGAAAGGCTCATCCGAGGGGCCACTCTTAAGGGAAAAGGCCCAGATTCCTTCAAACCCTGGAGAACATGAACGGCAGACACTGCAGAAGGATCTTGTGACAGAGTCAGAAGATGGAGACGTCGTCTATGTTGTGCGTTTCCCGAAACTGGCGACACCTCTCTGCGGCACCGGAGACACATGGGCTGCTCTTTTTCTAGCGGCTTTCCACAAATCccgcttctgcctccgcACAGCCATTGAGATCGCGCTGTCCGGCACGCAG GCGGCGATCCGCCACACATTCAAGCTTCACGGACGTTGCAGCGAATGCATCGACGTCATCGGTAGCTGCGGTGCAGTGGACGCCGCTCCTGTTCTCCATCGAGCAGTACGGATTCAGCGGTCATGTACAAGGATGTTGCCTTCTGGTAGAGAATAG
- a CDS encoding hypothetical protein (encoded by transcript TGME49_297090~Signal peptide predicted by SignalP 2.0 HMM (probability 0.994) with cleavage site probability 0.817 at residue 32~Predicted trans-membrane domain (TMHMM2.0):244-267) translates to MGGLMGFPRVSPCILLVCVLYWGSLSILSALADEPLPAAPPPVLGRRRGPALAHKGGRPRLVARGKKRAEQKNAEAEKPDNEETSVSQSRTEASFFLENEDALPGSFLGIVEHDAADVNESGFPGDAGTRKAKVPMKKNNRGKRQRGNKKAPGQGGKGAAAPGGPPHDGPQAAGALPHPGRWEARPQDGRLGIDNATPGGLFLVDEQDQLGMAKAPGASDAVVVEESALGRPASKRRPFLSRDSALTLAPLLPLVTAIFCFFAYRTLSPIAKRMGRERRRARGA, encoded by the coding sequence ATGGGTGGCCTCATGGGATTTCCGAGGGTTTCCCCTTGTATTTTGCTCGTTTGTGTGCTGTACTGGGGCTCCCTTTCcattctctctgctctcgctgaTGAGCCACTCCCTGCGGCCCCCCCACCGGTGCTGGGCAGAAGGCGGGGGCCTGCGCTCGCACACAAGGGGGGCCGTCCTCGTTTGGTTGCACGCGGCAAGAAGCGCGCTGAACAGAAGAATGCAGAAGCGGAAAAGCCGGACAACGAGGAGACGTCTGTGTCGCAGTCCAGGACAGaagcttctttctttctggagaacgaagacgcgTTACCAGGCTCGTTTTTGGGGATCGTTGAGCACGACGCTGCAGACGTGAACGAGTCTGGCTTTCCCGGGGACGCGGGCACCCGTAAGGCGAAGGTGccgatgaagaagaacaacagaGGAAAGCGGCAACGAGGAAACAAGAAGGCGCCCGGCCAAGGAGGCAAGGGGGCGGCGGCGCCAGGCGGACCCCCACATGACGGACCGCAGGCGGCAGGCGCGTTGCCTCATCCTGGCCGATGGGAGGCAAGACCACAAGATGGTCGACTAGGAATCGACAATGCTACCCCTGGAGGTTTGTTTCTCGTGGACGAGCAGGATCAATTGGGTATGGCGAAAGCGCCAGGTGCCAGCGACGCTGTCGTGGTGGAGGAGTCTGCGCTTGGTCGCCCTGCCTCGAAGAGGCGGCCCTTTTTGTCGAGAGACTCAGCCTTGACCCTcgcgccgcttctccctcttgtcaCCGCGAtcttttgctttttcgcGTACAGAACTTTGTCGCCTATTGCCAAGCGAATGGGCAGAGAACGGAGGCGCGCTCGCGGTGCATAG
- a CDS encoding hypothetical protein (encoded by transcript TGME49_297100~Signal peptide predicted by SignalP 2.0 HMM (probability 0.727) with cleavage site probability 0.666 at residue 28), translating to MGAVSPPTVRGFLLSSVANFLSVTPLSGVPKTVSIRHVAAVQARGTRASSRPYHTSRRNAMTPPQSNQICCARVLPCFYRSLSSSSSSGPEEASSSPEASSASSLPRLLDSELTAIFQGAAAGPRAATGKDKSQKRKITVSSNRLFKALLQSGILDRDLTGSSAQNSPRPVVEFQKLCDLYEEGRFYRTWAGGAHILKISGVKGLAPPGGNLKGGIIDGTPKHMSYEEFRTFVHAVRVWLRDERSPVPLCDATVRATGSSRMPAHVLD from the exons ATGGGGGCTGTGTCTCCACCTACAGTTCGCGgttttctgctgtcttctgTTGCCAATTTCCTTTCAGTGACTCCACTTTCGGGTGTTCCGAAAACTGTGTCTATTCGCCATGTCGCTGCAGTTCAAGCTCGCGGCACGCGAGCCTCCTCCAGGCCGTACCATACTTCCCGGCGAAACGCCATGACGCCCCCGCAGTCGAATCAGATCTGTTGCGCGCGTGTGTTGCCATGCTTTTACCgctccctttcctcttcgtcgtcttcgggACCTGAAGAGGCCTCGTCTTCACCAGAagcttcgtctgcctcgtcgCTACCCCGCCTCCTAGACTCTGAGCTCACGGCAATCTTTCAGGGGGCTGCCGCGGGGCCTCGAGCAGCCACAGGGAAAGACAAAAGTCAAAAGCGAAAAATCACTGTGTCCTCCAACCGACTTTTCAAGGCACTCCTTCAATCGGGCATTCTAGACAGAGATTTGACGGGTTCGAGCGCGCAAAACAGCCCCAGGCCCGTCGTGGAGTTCCAGAAACTTTGCGACTTGtacgaggaaggaagattCTACAGAACGTGGGCAGGCGGAGCCCACATTCTCAAGATCTCGGGTGTCAAGGGCCTTGCGCCTCCCGGGGGAAACTTGAAAGGTGGCATTATCGACGGCACTCCTAAGCACATGAGTTACGAAGAATTCCGCACTTTCGTACAC GCAGTGCGTGTCTGGCTGCGAGACGAACGCAGCCCCGTACCTCTTTGCGACGCCACTGTGAGGGCGACCGGCTCTTCGAGAATGCCAGCTCACGTCCTTGATTAA